The Apium graveolens cultivar Ventura chromosome 10, ASM990537v1, whole genome shotgun sequence nucleotide sequence CAATGCCATCAAATACACTTTTTTCGGTATATGTAACAAGACTATCATTCAATAATTGATCTCCCATCCAATTCCGCAATCGATTCTTCATAATTTTTATTGCTGAAAATCCTCTTTCGACACTTGTCGTGGATACCGGTAATATCAATGCCAATTTGACAAGTAAGTAGACCAAGTGATAAACTATTCTTTTCTTTGTCATAACTAACTTCTCAGCAAGAGGACCAATCCCATTAAGCAATATTGAAAATTCATCACTAGACCTCATGTCAAGAATGTAAGTACTTAACTAATTGTCCACTACTGTTGGCTCTACGGATGAAAAATCAGAAGGATAAAACTGAGAAAGCCTTAGCAATTTCTCCTTGTCAAAAGCTGAAAATGCATTATTAGAACTCAAACATGCTATACAAATAAGGAGCTCCGTACTTGATTCACTGAAACGATTATTGAGCTCTTGAAGCTGCAAATCAAGTATAACATAGAAGGATTCAACCTTATAATGATATAAATTTGTGACTTGATGCACTTTGCGTCGAGATCGCCCTTTCATTTGAAAATTCTCATCCATACTTGTAAATATAATATTGTGTTTTTCACAAAACAAACAAACTTCACTTAACAATTCATCTCATCCTTCATCCCTTAATGTTTGTATTCTATGTTTTGCAAGTTTCACTAGTTGCATTGCATTAACAATATCTTGCTCCTTTCTTTGCAACGCAAATGACAATTCATTTGTAATGCCAAAAATAACTTTCATCAAGTGCATACTAAATATGAAATCAAAAGACTGTAGTAACACTAATAAGTTAGAAGTTGCACCTCTTTGCTCGGAATTCAAACCATCTTCAACAATAAAATCAAGCGCACATCTACAATGGATTCAAACATACTTATAACCGAAACAAGTGTGCCATAATGTGACCCCCAACGCATGTCACCATCTCTTTTCACATTTGTTTTTTAATTTAACCCATGTCCACTTATAAGTTCTCCATTTGCCAATACCTCCGAAATATGAGCAACTTGCTGTTCTCGAAGCATACCTCGTCTCTTACAAGAAGCTCCAACAATATTTATCAAAATTGTCAACATATTAAAAAGATTACCAACATGAATATCATTTTTGGCAATAACAACAAGTGTTAACTGAAGCTGATGAGCAAAACAGTGAATATAATATACTTTTAGCTTTTGTAGCATATTTATTTGATTGttgaacaagataaatatttgttttaattacAAATTTATCCATAATATACAAAAGTAAAACAAGAAATACCTTAATTTATGTTAGCTCTTCTTGTAATATGTTGTTGGCACTTGATTTGAGATACCCAGAAAAAACCCCTCTTTTGACCCCTCCTTTACCTAGAATCTGTAGTTATTGTAGTCTCTGCTCAGTGAAAGTTTTTGTTTTGTAACCAAGCAgatttatttactatttatttatattcattctattcttattttatttattttatttgtacATTCAATTCAGTTATAACATATTTTGTAATGAAAAGGGATAAATTTAATTTTTGATAAATTTATTCACCTTTTctatattatataaattaaatgAGGTCAAAAGTAAATTGTAGTGGGGTCGAAATTTTTATTTTTGAGGGATAAAAGttaaaattttgtattttatataatattttaatgtAAATATTAAGAGATTCACTAGGTGCAAGCGACCCCCTCTCTGTACACAACTGCGCCACTGAgtgaaaatttgaattaattatcaCTTGTCTTCGTTTTTTTTAAAACTCGTGAGCATTAATTATCCCTGTACAAgtgaaattattttatttatctttcACTTGTTTTTCTTTCCTTTTTAAACCCGGGACCGGGACTAAGAGATATCAAAACCCCACCTAAATTAATAACAcaattttgaaataaataacaAAACATGTAAGCCGGTGCAAAtgtaaatttaatttttatatatgtgAAAAATGAAAAATGTTGGTAGTAAAAATTATCACATGCCGCGTTATAATCCCGGTTGAGGGTTGACCAAGTCCCACTCCTAATTTGTTTTCGACGACAGACAACGAACAAGTCAAATCCGAGACGGAACGTTACTTCCCCAATTCTtttctaattaaaattaaaataaaataaaaaaatagtcTTCCTTATAAcaacaatatatatcaaatcGCTGCGAACACTCGAAACATATCGAGAGAAGCAGTTGAAGAAAAACAATCCCCAGCAGCTCTATTTCACCAAAATaaccaaaataaaaataaataaaattttcaaatctCTCTCGTTATTCAAATGGTAATTTCACTCTCTAATCAATCCTTTTATTTTAGATATGTTATTTTCTGCTTAATTTCATtgcatttttttatatatacgtTTATATGTTTGTTCATTGTGTATATGTGTACGATTGATCGTTACTTTTGTGTTTGATTGTTTGTTACTATCTATACTTTCAGATCTGTTGATTTTCAGCTCAATTTTACATGTTTTTGTatttaattttatgattttttgatgatttgtgtgatttatgatgtaaTTGATTGTTATAGATCTGTGTTTGGGAGAATCATGATTTTATAACTTGATGTTGAAATTCGATAATCGGATTAGTTTTAGTGTTTCGAGTTGATTCAGAAAGCAGAGTATTTCGTTTGAATTTCTCGGTTTCTCCGCGTATAG carries:
- the LOC141690625 gene encoding uncharacterized protein LOC141690625, with amino-acid sequence MLQKLKVYYIHCFAHQLQLTLVVIAKNDIHVGNLFNMLTILINIVGASCKRRGMLREQQVAHISEVLANGELISGHGCALDFIVEDGLNSEQRGATSNLLVLLQSFDFIFSMHLMKVIFGITNELSFALQRKEQDIVNAMQLVKLAKHRIQTLRDEG